A portion of the Pseudarthrobacter sp. L1SW genome contains these proteins:
- the atzF gene encoding allophanate hydrolase has protein sequence MNTATPGPATQRVKAALAALAAVDRPEIWITLRGTDELLAEAAGIDTAVADGAHLPLAGLLLAVKNNVDVAGIPTTAGCPGFAYLPEKDAEAVSRLRAAGAVVLGATNLDQFATGLVGTRSPYGAVRDSRRPNFISGGSSSGSAVAVALGLVDIAIGTDTAGSGRVPAGLQGIVGIKPTLNVVSTAGVVPACKSWDAVTIFARHLSTAELAMGVMAGGARSWPPDIRLAAPEKPRVAYPATLPALPETWAAEFHRNVGRLQSLGVEAEAIEFDAFLEAARLLYDGGLVAERYAAVGGFLDKYDGGTDSQAGIDPTVERIIRAAGTVPAHRYVSDTARLEELKRKAMARLEGFDALLVPTAPFHPTLAEVAANPVGVNSLMGTYTNFCNLFDLSAVAVPAGEVDGAQFGLTVVARTFQDAVAADIARLLEATPEAPALFAPALPAPVAAKEAARTGARPASSVPWPVAAGATAVPLVVVGAHRKGQPLAPQLEELGAAWDGRVRTAARYRMVSLDTVPPKPGVYRSDRGGAELVGERWLVSEAGLGRFLAGLPEPMLLGSIELADGSRAVGFACDAVAAAQGEDITRYGDWLADRNALLQLLK, from the coding sequence ATGAACACCGCAACCCCAGGCCCCGCCACCCAACGGGTCAAGGCCGCCCTCGCCGCCCTGGCCGCCGTGGACCGGCCGGAAATCTGGATCACCCTCCGCGGAACTGACGAGCTGCTGGCCGAGGCCGCCGGCATTGACACAGCCGTGGCGGACGGCGCCCACCTGCCGCTGGCCGGACTCCTGCTCGCCGTCAAGAACAATGTTGACGTGGCAGGCATCCCCACCACGGCGGGGTGCCCCGGCTTCGCCTACCTTCCGGAGAAGGACGCGGAGGCCGTGTCACGGCTCCGGGCCGCCGGCGCCGTTGTCCTGGGAGCCACCAACCTTGACCAGTTCGCCACCGGCCTGGTGGGGACGCGCAGCCCGTACGGAGCTGTCCGCGATTCCCGCCGTCCCAACTTCATTTCCGGCGGCTCCAGCTCCGGCTCCGCAGTGGCCGTGGCCCTGGGCCTGGTGGACATCGCCATCGGGACGGACACGGCAGGCTCGGGCCGCGTGCCGGCCGGGCTGCAGGGCATCGTGGGCATCAAACCCACCCTGAATGTTGTGTCCACCGCCGGCGTCGTCCCGGCCTGCAAGTCCTGGGACGCCGTCACCATCTTTGCCCGCCACCTCTCCACTGCCGAGCTCGCCATGGGCGTGATGGCCGGCGGAGCCCGGTCCTGGCCGCCGGACATCCGGCTGGCGGCGCCGGAGAAGCCGCGGGTGGCCTACCCGGCAACCCTGCCTGCGCTGCCGGAGACCTGGGCCGCGGAATTCCACCGCAACGTTGGCAGGCTTCAGTCCTTGGGCGTGGAGGCGGAGGCGATCGAATTCGATGCCTTCCTCGAAGCCGCCCGGCTGCTGTACGACGGCGGGCTGGTGGCGGAGCGCTATGCCGCCGTGGGCGGGTTCCTGGACAAGTACGACGGCGGCACGGACAGCCAGGCGGGCATCGATCCCACTGTGGAACGCATCATCCGGGCGGCCGGGACTGTGCCCGCCCACCGGTACGTCTCTGACACCGCCAGGCTCGAGGAACTGAAGCGCAAGGCGATGGCGCGGCTGGAAGGCTTTGACGCCCTGCTGGTCCCCACCGCCCCGTTCCACCCCACCCTTGCCGAGGTGGCTGCGAATCCGGTGGGGGTGAATTCGCTGATGGGGACCTATACGAACTTCTGCAACCTGTTTGACCTCAGCGCCGTTGCCGTCCCGGCCGGCGAGGTGGACGGCGCGCAGTTCGGGCTGACCGTGGTGGCGCGGACGTTCCAGGACGCCGTTGCCGCGGACATCGCCCGGCTCCTCGAGGCAACCCCCGAAGCGCCCGCCCTCTTCGCTCCTGCCCTGCCCGCTCCGGTCGCGGCAAAGGAGGCTGCGCGCACAGGCGCCCGCCCGGCGTCGTCCGTTCCCTGGCCCGTGGCTGCAGGCGCAACCGCCGTCCCGCTGGTGGTGGTCGGCGCGCACCGGAAGGGGCAGCCGCTGGCCCCGCAACTGGAGGAGCTCGGCGCCGCCTGGGACGGCCGCGTGCGCACCGCGGCGCGCTACCGGATGGTGTCCCTGGACACCGTACCGCCGAAGCCCGGCGTGTACCGTTCGGACCGCGGCGGCGCCGAGCTTGTGGGTGAACGGTGGCTCGTCTCCGAAGCGGGCCTGGGCAGGTTCCTGGCCGGACTTCCGGAACCCATGCTGCTCGGATCGATTGAACTGGCCGACGGTTCCAGGGCCGTGGGTTTCGCCTGCGATGCGGTGGCCGCCGCGCAGGGGGAGGACATCACCCGCTACGGCGACTGGCTGGCAGACCGGAATGCGCTGCTTCAGCTCTTGAAGTAG
- a CDS encoding alpha/beta fold hydrolase, which produces MKEQVLPTHDGGRLALYSYGTEDAPGERRVLLIGGAFLTALIYRPFSVALAEGLGEGWAVDVYDRRGRGSSSEQPAGYSMATEIEDVRTVLDATGARNILGHSLGGSVALNAVQEFTGTAYVPDKLAVYDAAVNIDGSIDTGWLDGFEDAVDNGKVGHALAHMKRATKPGSAMARIPEPVLAGLMAVLSRTKVNRMFQEVMPSGVGELRAAYKEADHARDFSVLPANTHFMAGGKSPSYYKATAERLHAAVPGSTYELSPKCFHGSIPAAVGELVTDISRYFKS; this is translated from the coding sequence GTGAAAGAACAGGTACTTCCAACGCACGACGGCGGCCGGCTGGCTTTGTACAGCTACGGCACCGAAGATGCGCCGGGAGAGCGCCGGGTGCTGCTGATCGGCGGGGCCTTCCTCACCGCCCTGATCTACCGGCCGTTCTCCGTGGCCCTGGCCGAGGGCCTCGGCGAGGGGTGGGCCGTTGACGTCTATGACCGCCGCGGGCGAGGCAGCTCCTCGGAACAGCCGGCCGGCTACTCCATGGCCACCGAGATTGAGGATGTCCGGACGGTCCTGGACGCCACCGGTGCGCGGAACATCCTGGGCCACAGCCTGGGCGGATCCGTGGCCCTCAACGCGGTCCAGGAGTTCACGGGGACCGCGTACGTGCCGGACAAGCTTGCGGTGTACGACGCCGCAGTGAACATCGACGGCAGCATCGATACTGGCTGGCTGGACGGATTCGAGGATGCCGTGGACAACGGCAAGGTGGGGCACGCCCTGGCGCACATGAAGAGGGCCACCAAACCGGGCTCGGCCATGGCGCGGATCCCCGAGCCTGTCCTTGCCGGGCTGATGGCCGTGCTGTCCCGCACCAAGGTGAACAGGATGTTCCAGGAAGTCATGCCCAGCGGGGTGGGCGAGCTGCGGGCTGCCTACAAGGAGGCGGACCATGCCAGGGACTTCAGCGTGCTGCCGGCCAACACGCACTTCATGGCGGGCGGCAAGAGCCCCAGCTATTACAAGGCAACAGCCGAGCGGCTGCATGCCGCGGTCCCCGGCAGCACCTACGAGCTCTCCCCCAAGTGCTTCCACGGCTCCATCCCGGCCGCCGTGGGCGAACTGGTCACCGACATCTCCCGCTACTTCAAGAGCTGA
- the lysS gene encoding lysine--tRNA ligase gives MTSQNTTAPKNAPEPLDASEQMRIRMEKRAKLIERGTEAYPVGVERTHSLAEIREKYAHLEADDTTGDTVGVTGRVVFVRNTGKLCFATLQEGGTDGKGTRLQAMLSLANVGEEALADWKALVDLGDHVFIKGEVISSRRGELSVMAESWSMASKALRPLPVLHAELNEETRVRQRYVDLMVRDEAREMVYTRAAITRSIRETLFRHSYVEVETPILNLVHGGALARPFETHMNAFDQKMTLRIATELYLKRAVVGGIDRVYDMGRVFRNEGVDSTHSPEFTTLECYEAWADQFVMAERIKEIILDAADAVGAGRTIQTEAGEINLDGEWAWLAVYPGLSDAVGQEVTPDTPLEVLREIAEKHEVKVDPKWDAEKLAVELFGEIVEPTLLNPTFVYDYPPSAQPLARPHREDGRLIEAWDLIIGGMERGTAFSELIDPVIQRERLTEQSRHAAAGDDEAMQLDEDFLRALEYGAPPMGGIGLGIDRLVMLFTGAGIRETILFPLLKPEGH, from the coding sequence GTGACTTCCCAAAACACCACCGCGCCCAAGAACGCCCCAGAGCCCCTCGACGCCAGCGAGCAGATGCGGATCCGCATGGAGAAGCGCGCCAAACTGATCGAGCGCGGCACCGAGGCGTACCCGGTGGGCGTGGAACGGACGCACTCCCTCGCCGAAATCCGCGAGAAGTACGCCCACCTTGAGGCGGACGACACCACGGGGGACACCGTGGGCGTCACCGGCCGCGTGGTGTTCGTCCGCAACACCGGCAAGCTGTGCTTCGCCACCCTCCAGGAAGGCGGCACCGACGGCAAGGGAACCCGGCTCCAGGCCATGCTCAGCCTCGCGAATGTAGGCGAGGAAGCGCTCGCGGACTGGAAAGCTCTGGTTGACCTGGGCGACCACGTTTTCATCAAGGGCGAGGTCATCTCCTCCCGCCGCGGCGAGCTGTCAGTCATGGCAGAGTCCTGGTCCATGGCCTCCAAGGCGCTACGTCCCCTGCCGGTGCTGCACGCGGAACTGAATGAGGAGACCCGGGTGCGCCAGCGCTACGTGGACCTCATGGTCCGCGATGAAGCCCGCGAAATGGTCTACACCCGCGCGGCCATTACCCGCTCCATCCGCGAAACCCTCTTCCGCCACAGCTACGTGGAGGTGGAGACCCCCATCCTGAACCTGGTCCACGGCGGCGCCCTGGCCCGCCCGTTCGAGACCCACATGAACGCCTTCGACCAGAAGATGACCCTGCGCATCGCCACCGAGCTGTACCTCAAGCGTGCCGTTGTGGGCGGCATCGACCGCGTGTACGACATGGGCCGCGTGTTCCGCAACGAGGGCGTGGACTCCACCCACAGCCCCGAGTTCACAACGCTTGAGTGCTACGAGGCGTGGGCTGACCAGTTTGTGATGGCCGAGCGCATCAAGGAGATCATCCTCGACGCCGCCGACGCCGTGGGTGCCGGACGCACCATCCAGACGGAAGCGGGGGAGATCAACCTCGACGGCGAGTGGGCATGGCTCGCTGTCTACCCCGGGCTTTCCGACGCCGTCGGCCAGGAAGTCACCCCGGACACCCCGCTGGAGGTGCTCCGCGAAATCGCCGAAAAGCACGAGGTCAAGGTGGACCCGAAGTGGGACGCCGAGAAGCTGGCTGTTGAGCTCTTCGGCGAGATTGTGGAGCCCACGCTGCTCAACCCCACCTTCGTCTACGACTACCCGCCGTCCGCGCAGCCCCTGGCCCGCCCGCACCGCGAGGACGGCCGCCTGATCGAAGCCTGGGACCTCATCATCGGCGGTATGGAGCGCGGCACCGCCTTCTCCGAACTGATCGACCCGGTGATCCAGCGCGAACGCCTGACCGAGCAGTCACGGCATGCCGCCGCCGGCGACGACGAGGCCATGCAGCTGGACGAGGACTTCCTGCGCGCCCTTGAATACGGTGCTCCTCCGATGGGCGGCATCGGCCTGGGGATCGACCGCCTGGTGATGCTCTTCACGGGCGCCGGCATCCGCGAAACCATCCTCTTCCCGCTGCTCAAGCCGGAAGGACACTGA
- a CDS encoding Lsr2 family protein, which yields MAQKVNIILVDDLDGGSADENVKFGLDGTNYEIDLSAANAAELRSSLERFVAAARKTSGGRPVRAKAASGGRSHDSAAIRQWARENGYTVNSRGRIQAEIQEAYQKANS from the coding sequence ATGGCACAGAAAGTAAACATCATCCTCGTTGATGATCTGGATGGGGGATCCGCAGACGAGAATGTGAAGTTTGGCCTTGACGGAACGAACTACGAGATTGATCTTTCGGCGGCAAACGCCGCTGAGCTTCGGTCTTCGCTGGAACGTTTTGTTGCAGCCGCACGGAAAACTTCCGGTGGCCGCCCGGTCCGGGCCAAAGCGGCATCGGGGGGACGCAGCCACGACTCTGCAGCGATTAGGCAATGGGCCCGCGAAAACGGCTACACGGTCAACAGCCGCGGCCGAATTCAGGCCGAAATCCAGGAAGCCTACCAAAAGGCAAATTCCTAG
- a CDS encoding ATP-dependent Clp protease ATP-binding subunit gives MFERFTDRARRVVVLAQEEARMLNHNYIGTEHILLGLIHEGEGVAAKALESLSISLDGVREQVQEIIGQGQQAPSGHIPFTPRAKKVLELSLREALQLGHNYIGTEHILLGLIREGEGVAAQVLVKLGADLNRVRQQVIQLLSGYQGKETTGAGVGSGQPEGTPAGSVVLDQFGRNLTQAARENKLDPVIGREQEMERVMQVLSRRTKNNPVLIGEPGVGKTAVVEGLAQAIVRGDVPETIKDKQLYTLDLGSLVAGSRYRGDFEERLKKVLKEIRTRGDIILFIDEIHTLVGAGAAEGAIDAASILKPMLARGELQTIGATTLDEYRKHIEKDAALERRFQPIQVKEPSVAHAIEILKGLRDRYEAHHRVTITDGALASAASLAERYISDRFLPDKAIDLIDEAGARLRIRRMTAPPELKAMDERIAKLKMEKESAIDAQDFEGAAALRDKEQKMISERSEKERHWKSGGMDDISEVDEDLIAEVLANSTGIPVFKLTEEESSRLLKMEDELHKRVVGQNEAIKALSQAIRRTRAGLKDPKRPGGSFIFAGPTGVGKTELAKALAEFLFGEEDALITLDMSEYSEKHTVSRLFGAPPGYVGYEEGGQLTEKVRRRPFSVVLFDEVEKAHADLFNSLLQILEDGRLTDSQGRVVDFKNTVIIMTTNLGTRDISKSVATGFQSGTDTQTGYNRMRARVTEELKQHFRPEFLNRVDDVVVFPQLTQDEIIEIVDLFVTRLEKRLKDKDMGIELTKAAKVLLATRGYDPAMGARPLRRTIQREIEDQLSEKILFGEIHPGDIVVVDVEGDGDDAKFTFAGNAKPRIPEIAPSV, from the coding sequence ATGTTTGAGCGATTTACGGACCGTGCCCGTCGCGTAGTTGTGCTTGCCCAAGAAGAGGCACGCATGCTGAACCACAATTACATCGGTACCGAACACATCCTCTTGGGTCTGATCCATGAGGGTGAGGGTGTTGCCGCCAAAGCTCTTGAGTCCTTGAGCATTTCGCTCGACGGCGTTCGCGAGCAGGTGCAGGAGATTATCGGACAGGGCCAGCAGGCGCCGTCCGGCCACATCCCCTTCACGCCCCGTGCCAAGAAGGTGCTGGAGCTCTCGCTGCGCGAAGCCCTCCAGCTGGGCCACAACTACATCGGCACGGAGCACATCCTGCTGGGCCTCATCCGCGAGGGTGAGGGTGTTGCCGCCCAGGTGCTGGTCAAGCTCGGCGCCGACCTGAACCGGGTCCGCCAGCAGGTCATCCAGCTCCTGTCGGGCTACCAGGGCAAGGAGACCACCGGCGCTGGCGTCGGCTCCGGGCAGCCCGAGGGCACCCCCGCCGGGTCCGTGGTCCTGGACCAGTTCGGCCGCAACCTGACCCAGGCTGCGCGCGAGAACAAACTGGACCCCGTCATCGGGCGCGAGCAGGAGATGGAACGCGTCATGCAGGTCCTCTCCCGCCGTACCAAGAACAACCCCGTCCTGATCGGTGAGCCGGGTGTCGGCAAGACCGCCGTCGTCGAGGGCCTTGCCCAGGCGATTGTCCGCGGCGACGTCCCGGAGACCATCAAGGACAAGCAGCTCTACACCCTGGACCTCGGGTCCCTGGTGGCCGGCTCGCGTTACCGCGGTGACTTCGAAGAGCGCCTGAAGAAGGTCCTCAAGGAGATCCGCACCCGCGGCGACATCATCCTCTTCATTGACGAAATCCACACCCTCGTGGGTGCGGGTGCCGCTGAAGGAGCCATCGACGCTGCCTCGATCCTGAAGCCCATGCTGGCCCGCGGCGAGCTGCAGACCATCGGTGCAACCACGCTGGATGAGTACCGCAAGCACATCGAAAAGGACGCCGCGCTGGAGCGCCGCTTCCAGCCGATCCAGGTCAAGGAACCCTCCGTGGCGCACGCCATCGAGATCCTCAAGGGCCTGCGTGACCGCTACGAGGCACACCACCGCGTCACCATTACCGACGGTGCCCTGGCCTCTGCCGCCAGCCTCGCCGAGCGCTACATCTCGGACCGCTTCCTGCCGGACAAGGCGATCGACCTGATCGACGAAGCCGGTGCCCGGCTGCGCATCCGCCGCATGACCGCTCCGCCGGAGCTCAAGGCCATGGACGAGCGCATCGCCAAGCTGAAGATGGAAAAGGAGTCCGCGATCGACGCGCAGGACTTCGAAGGTGCTGCTGCGCTCCGCGACAAGGAGCAGAAGATGATTTCCGAGCGCTCGGAGAAGGAGCGCCACTGGAAGTCCGGCGGCATGGACGACATCTCCGAGGTTGATGAGGATCTCATCGCCGAGGTGCTGGCGAACTCCACCGGCATCCCCGTTTTCAAGCTGACCGAGGAAGAGTCCTCGCGCCTGCTGAAGATGGAAGACGAACTGCACAAGCGCGTGGTGGGCCAGAACGAGGCCATCAAGGCACTCTCCCAGGCCATCCGCCGTACCCGTGCAGGGCTCAAGGACCCCAAGCGTCCCGGCGGCTCGTTCATCTTCGCCGGCCCCACCGGCGTCGGCAAGACTGAACTGGCCAAGGCACTCGCGGAGTTCCTGTTCGGTGAAGAGGACGCCCTCATCACGCTGGACATGTCCGAGTACTCCGAGAAGCACACCGTTTCCCGGCTCTTCGGTGCCCCTCCGGGCTACGTCGGCTACGAGGAAGGCGGCCAGTTGACCGAGAAGGTCCGGCGCCGTCCGTTCTCCGTGGTGCTGTTCGACGAAGTGGAAAAGGCCCACGCGGACCTCTTCAATTCGCTGCTGCAGATCCTGGAAGACGGCCGCCTGACCGACTCCCAGGGCCGCGTGGTGGACTTCAAGAACACCGTGATCATCATGACCACCAACCTGGGTACCCGGGACATCTCCAAGAGCGTCGCCACCGGCTTCCAGTCCGGCACAGACACGCAGACCGGCTACAACCGCATGCGTGCCCGTGTCACGGAGGAGCTCAAGCAGCACTTCCGCCCGGAGTTCCTGAACCGTGTGGATGACGTTGTGGTGTTCCCGCAGCTCACCCAGGACGAGATCATCGAGATCGTGGACCTGTTCGTCACCCGGCTGGAGAAGCGCCTCAAGGACAAGGACATGGGCATCGAGCTCACCAAGGCCGCCAAGGTGCTCCTCGCAACCCGCGGCTACGATCCCGCCATGGGTGCCCGGCCGCTGCGCCGCACCATCCAGCGCGAGATCGAGGACCAGCTCTCCGAGAAGATCCTGTTCGGCGAGATCCACCCCGGCGACATCGTCGTTGTGGACGTGGAAGGCGACGGCGACGACGCGAAGTTCACCTTCGCCGGCAATGCCAAGCCCCGCATCCCGGAAATCGCCCCGAGCGTCTAA
- a CDS encoding prolyl oligopeptidase family serine peptidase yields MANLEPAIPDEQPLTPFHDLDHYLSIPRVSGLALSPDGTRLVTTVATLNGKGTEFGTALWELDPAGQKHARRITRSAKGEAGAAFAANGDVYFTSARPDPDSPEEEPVKALWLLPADGGEARVVLNRPGGVGAVLTARNADAAFVTAEVLAGSADEEEDAERRKSRKDRKVSAILHSEYPVRYWDADLGPGQPRIFAVEPGKEQDGGKPATVDATAPLVLRNLTPDAGPRLREAESVVSPDGKTIYTSYTKPLAKADSRSILVAVDVASGSMKVLLDEEGTSYFPGPVSPDGTTLAVVSETDTTPQEAPQVKLHLLDVAGQGGDAPGGLVPLAHGWDRWPKPAAWLPDGSALLVTADDDGASPVFRISVPAAAAEVSVTRVTQDAAAYSDVVVSPDGRTAYALRSSYEFPPEVVRLDLRTGEATRLPAPAERPVRPGRLERIAATAADGSRVPAYLALPEGASAESPAPMLLWIHGGPLGSWNAWTWRWNPWLMTAKGYAVLLPDPALSTGYGQAHIQRGWGAWGKAPFADLMAVTDAAVERPDIDAGRTAAMGGSFGGYMANWVAGQTDRFRAIVTHASLWALDQFGPTTDASQYWLKEMTKEMALDNSPHLHVENIGTPMLVVHGDKDYRVPIGEGLRLWYELLSKSKLAADQDGQTPHRFLYFPDENHWVLQPQHAKVWYQVVESFLAKNVLGQDVPLPAELGL; encoded by the coding sequence ATGGCTAACTTGGAACCGGCGATCCCGGATGAGCAACCTTTGACCCCTTTTCATGACCTGGACCATTACCTGTCCATTCCGCGGGTAAGCGGACTGGCCCTGAGCCCGGACGGCACCCGCCTGGTCACTACCGTGGCCACCCTCAACGGCAAGGGCACTGAATTCGGCACGGCCCTGTGGGAGTTGGATCCCGCGGGGCAAAAGCACGCCCGGCGGATCACCCGCAGCGCCAAGGGTGAGGCCGGGGCTGCGTTCGCTGCCAACGGGGACGTCTACTTCACGTCCGCGCGGCCGGACCCGGACAGCCCCGAGGAGGAGCCCGTCAAGGCGCTCTGGCTGCTGCCGGCGGACGGCGGCGAAGCCCGCGTGGTGTTGAACCGCCCCGGCGGAGTGGGCGCCGTGCTGACGGCCAGGAATGCGGATGCCGCCTTCGTTACGGCGGAGGTGCTGGCCGGTTCCGCCGACGAGGAGGAGGACGCCGAGCGCCGCAAGTCGCGGAAGGACCGCAAGGTCTCGGCCATCCTGCACAGCGAATATCCGGTCCGGTACTGGGACGCGGACCTGGGGCCGGGCCAGCCGCGGATCTTCGCCGTCGAGCCCGGTAAGGAACAGGACGGCGGCAAGCCGGCGACGGTGGATGCCACGGCGCCGCTGGTCCTCCGAAACCTCACGCCGGACGCCGGACCCAGGCTGCGGGAGGCGGAAAGCGTGGTCAGCCCCGACGGCAAGACCATCTACACGAGCTACACCAAGCCGCTGGCCAAGGCTGACAGCCGTTCCATCCTGGTGGCTGTGGACGTGGCCTCCGGCAGCATGAAGGTGCTTCTGGACGAGGAAGGCACGAGCTACTTCCCGGGTCCCGTCAGCCCCGACGGCACCACGCTGGCAGTGGTCAGCGAAACCGACACCACGCCGCAGGAGGCCCCGCAGGTCAAGCTCCATCTGCTGGACGTAGCAGGGCAAGGCGGAGATGCCCCTGGCGGGCTGGTGCCGCTCGCCCACGGCTGGGACCGGTGGCCCAAGCCCGCTGCCTGGCTTCCGGACGGGTCCGCCCTCCTGGTCACCGCGGACGACGACGGCGCGTCGCCGGTTTTCCGGATCAGCGTCCCCGCCGCCGCGGCTGAAGTAAGTGTCACCCGGGTGACCCAGGACGCTGCGGCATACTCCGACGTCGTGGTTTCACCGGACGGACGCACCGCCTACGCCCTGCGGAGCTCCTATGAATTCCCGCCGGAAGTAGTCCGCCTGGACCTGCGGACGGGCGAAGCCACGCGGCTGCCCGCCCCCGCGGAGCGGCCGGTCCGTCCCGGCAGGCTGGAACGCATCGCTGCTACGGCGGCGGACGGCTCCCGCGTCCCGGCCTACCTGGCCCTGCCGGAGGGCGCGTCGGCAGAGTCTCCGGCACCCATGCTCCTGTGGATCCACGGCGGGCCGCTCGGGTCCTGGAACGCCTGGACCTGGCGGTGGAACCCGTGGTTGATGACTGCCAAGGGCTACGCGGTCCTCCTTCCAGACCCCGCACTCTCCACCGGGTACGGCCAGGCCCACATCCAGCGTGGGTGGGGAGCCTGGGGCAAAGCACCATTCGCGGACCTGATGGCGGTCACGGACGCAGCAGTGGAGCGGCCCGACATCGACGCCGGCAGAACCGCCGCCATGGGAGGTTCCTTCGGCGGCTACATGGCTAACTGGGTGGCAGGTCAAACTGACCGGTTCAGGGCGATCGTGACGCACGCCAGCCTGTGGGCCCTGGACCAGTTCGGCCCCACCACGGATGCCTCCCAGTACTGGCTGAAGGAAATGACCAAAGAAATGGCGCTGGACAACTCGCCCCACCTGCACGTCGAAAACATCGGCACGCCCATGCTGGTGGTCCACGGAGACAAGGACTATCGGGTACCCATTGGCGAGGGGCTGCGGCTTTGGTACGAGCTGCTGTCGAAGTCAAAGCTTGCCGCGGACCAGGACGGGCAGACGCCCCACCGGTTCCTGTATTTCCCGGACGAGAACCACTGGGTGCTCCAGCCGCAGCATGCAAAAGTCTGGTACCAGGTTGTGGAATCATTCCTGGCCAAGAATGTCCTTGGGCAGGACGTGCCACTTCCTGCCGAGCTCGGGCTGTAG
- a CDS encoding amino-acid N-acetyltransferase: protein MTESFHIRPARTGDVPAIKKLVAPLAEQRILMAKETVAYYESLQEFRIAESSDGEVIGCGALHVMWEDLAEVRTLAASQDWRGKGVGHVLVESLLDEARALGVSRVFCLTFEVDFFKRHGFDVMADQSAVDPVVYSELLRSHDEGVAEFLDLARVKPNTLGNTRMIKVL, encoded by the coding sequence GTGACTGAGTCTTTCCATATTCGTCCGGCCCGCACGGGTGACGTCCCCGCCATCAAGAAACTGGTGGCGCCGCTGGCGGAGCAGCGGATCCTTATGGCCAAGGAGACGGTGGCCTACTACGAAAGCCTGCAGGAGTTCCGGATCGCTGAATCCAGCGACGGCGAAGTCATTGGCTGCGGGGCGCTGCACGTCATGTGGGAAGACCTTGCCGAAGTCCGCACGCTTGCTGCTTCCCAGGACTGGCGCGGTAAAGGAGTGGGGCACGTGCTGGTGGAGAGCCTCCTGGATGAAGCCCGGGCCCTTGGCGTCTCCCGTGTTTTCTGCCTGACGTTCGAGGTGGACTTCTTCAAGCGCCACGGGTTCGACGTCATGGCCGACCAGTCAGCGGTTGATCCGGTGGTGTATTCCGAACTCCTCCGCTCGCACGACGAGGGTGTTGCCGAGTTCCTTGACCTCGCCCGGGTCAAGCCCAACACCCTGGGCAACACCCGCATGATCAAAGTGCTGTAA
- the dhaK gene encoding dihydroxyacetone kinase subunit DhaK, which yields MKKLINDPRAVVDESVQGFGLAHADLVNVSPDPTFITRKDAPVNGKVGLVSGGGSGHEPLHAGFVGRGMLDAAVPGAVFTSPTPDQILPATLAVNSGAGVVHIVKNYTGDVLNFETAAELAEAEGVSVRTVLVNDDVAVEDSLYTAGRRGVGGTVLVEKIAGAAAERGDDLEAVAAVGERVNANVRTMGVALSACTVPHAGSPSFDLAEDEIEIGIGIHGEPGRHRMPMENADGITDRLLEPVLADLGITSGDKVLLFVNGMGGTPLSELYIVYRRAAQVLSERGATVERSLVGNYITSLEMQGCSISVLRLDDDLTELWDAPVHTAALRWGV from the coding sequence ATGAAAAAACTCATTAATGATCCCCGTGCCGTAGTCGATGAATCCGTTCAGGGCTTTGGCCTTGCCCACGCTGACTTGGTTAACGTCAGCCCGGATCCCACGTTCATCACGCGCAAGGACGCGCCCGTGAACGGCAAGGTAGGGCTGGTCTCCGGAGGCGGCAGCGGGCACGAACCGCTGCACGCCGGCTTCGTGGGGCGGGGAATGCTCGACGCCGCCGTGCCGGGGGCGGTATTCACCTCACCGACGCCGGACCAGATCCTTCCGGCGACGCTCGCGGTCAACTCAGGCGCCGGCGTCGTGCATATCGTGAAGAACTACACCGGCGACGTCCTGAACTTCGAAACCGCTGCCGAACTCGCCGAAGCCGAAGGCGTCAGCGTCCGCACGGTCCTGGTGAACGACGACGTCGCCGTCGAGGACTCGCTGTACACAGCCGGGCGCCGCGGCGTAGGCGGCACCGTGCTGGTGGAGAAGATCGCCGGTGCCGCCGCCGAGAGGGGCGATGACCTGGAAGCTGTGGCCGCCGTTGGCGAACGGGTCAACGCGAACGTCCGCACCATGGGTGTGGCACTATCCGCCTGCACCGTCCCGCACGCGGGCTCGCCCAGCTTCGACCTGGCCGAGGACGAGATTGAAATCGGCATCGGCATCCATGGCGAGCCCGGGCGCCACCGCATGCCCATGGAGAACGCCGACGGCATTACCGACAGGCTGCTGGAACCAGTACTGGCGGATCTCGGAATTACGTCGGGGGACAAGGTCCTGCTGTTTGTCAACGGCATGGGCGGCACGCCGCTCAGCGAGCTGTACATCGTCTACCGGCGCGCCGCGCAGGTCCTGTCCGAGCGCGGCGCCACCGTGGAGCGTTCGCTGGTGGGCAACTACATCACCTCCCTGGAAATGCAGGGTTGCTCCATCTCGGTACTGCGGCTGGACGACGACCTCACGGAACTGTGGGACGCGCCGGTGCACACGGCGGCACTGCGTTGGGGCGTGTAG